In Gemmatimonadales bacterium, the sequence CGCGCGGGTCGTGCAGCTCGCGCCGGACGACCGGAACCTCGTGGCTGCCGCCAGCGCGCTCGGATCAACGATCGACCTCGAGCTGCTGGCGCAGGTGAGCGGTGTCATGCCGCGTGCGATGGACGCGGCACTGCCCCGGATGGAGCGGCTCGACGTGTTGCGCTTCGACGGGGAGCGCTACGCCTTCACGGCGCCGCTCGTCGCCCAGGTGATCCGCACCGAGTTTCTCACCCGCGGCCAGCAATGGTTGCTCCGGCAGCAGGCGGCCGAGGCGCTCGCCTCGCGCGAAGACCTCGAATCGCGGGTTCTCAGGGTGGAGCTTCTCGCCGGCTGCCGCGCGGGAACGCCCGAGCTTGTCCGCGAGGCCGCGACCCTCACTGCGGTCGCGCTCGAGGCGGGTGCGCTTCGGGCGGCGCGACGCGCGTTGGCGGCCGCCGAACGGCTGGCCCGCGGCTCGGCCCCGGAGCCCGAAGCGATGGCCGCAACTCGTCGCGACATCGCGCAACTCAAGACCCGACTCAAGATGACGCGCCCGTCCGGCGGGGCGGGTGCCTGAGCCACCCGCCCCGTGTACGGTCCTACTTTGCGGCCACCGGGTGCGCGCCGGGCGGCACCACGACGGTCCCGCCGCTGCTTCCTGCCTGGCTCGCGCCCGTGCTGAGGTCGGGTCCGGTGGTGTCGCTGCACGCGGCGAGCGCCGCGATCGCGAGGGCGATGGTCCAGGTGCGGGCTGACATGCTAGCCTCCTTGCGAGCCCCGGAACGGGGTGACTGGGTGGTCGCGCCGACCCGAATCGGATCGGAATCGCGGAGGCCACGCTAGCGATGGAGCGGCACGTAGCGATCAATTGCGGGCAGGCTCGGATCAATCGGGTGGGTCAGCTTGAGATTCGGCCGGCGCCGGGGCACGTTTGACGCGCGGCTCCGGCGCGCGTACACGCCGGTCCGGAGCACGGGGCCGCGGTCGTCGGGGGCGTAGCTCAATTGGTAGAGCAAGGGACTTTTAATCCCTAGGTCGTGGGTTCGATTCCCACCGCCCCCATTGCCCGGCCGGCCACGCCTCCCTACCCCCGGCCCGGCCGACTATGTACACTTCCCGCCGATCAGTCTTCCGTACGTCACGCCCTTGGGCCCGGAGCTTCGGGCCGGAAGTTCCGCCGCCGAGCTCGGCCCATGCCGGGGCGGCGGCGCGTGCGACCGGACCGCCAGGACCGGCGGCCCGAGGTGCGGCGTGTGGCGGCTGATTCAGCCCCGGCCGGGCAACCGGCGGGTCGGAGCAATACCATGCGTTCCCGCACCACACCAATCGTGTCACAAGGGGGTCGTGTTATGAGGTACGGATGGCTTCTTCTCCCGCTCGCGCTTGCCAGCACCACGGCCTGCGACCGCAGCAAGGACCAGCTCACCGCTGCGCTCGCCGAAGCCAAGGCCGTATCGGCCGAAAAGGATAGCCTGCTGAACGAGGTGCTCGAGACCACCAAGTTCGTCAACGACCTGAACGCAGAGCTGGCCAAGGCGAAGAGCGTCGGCGTGAGCCCCGTGCTCGCCACCGAGAAGAGCGCGTCCGGCGCCGCGCAGGACCGCGCCGCCGTCGTGAGCCGGATCAAGGAAGTCGTCGAACGCCTGAACGAGAGCGAGGACAAGCTCACTGCCGCCACCGCCCGCGCCAAGAAGATGGGCGGCCGCAACCAGCGGCTCCTCGCACAGCTCGATGCCGCGAAAAAGACGATCGCCGATCTCAAGGCCACGGCCGAGCAGCAGGAAGCCGAGTACAGCGCCACCATCGAGCGCCAGAAGGTCGAGATCGCGGCACTTACGAGCAAGGTGGATACTGTCACCCAGGAAAACACCCAGCTCGTCGCGAATAACGCCGCGCTCACCGACACGGTCTCCAATCTCACCAGCTACAAGAACACCGTCTACTACGCCGTGGGCACCAAGAAAGAGTTGATGGACAAGGGCATCCTGGCGCAGGAGGGCTCCAAGTTCCTCTTCTTCGGCGGCCACCACCTGGCGCCGGCCCGGCACCTCGACCCCTCGGCGTTCACTCAGATCGACAAGTCGAAGGATCTCTCCATCGCCCTGCCGCACGACGACAAGAACTACAAGATCGTGAGCCGGCAGAGCCCGGACTATCTCGCCGCTACGTCGGTAAGCAAGGACGGCAAGGTGCATGGCGCGATCCAGATCGAGTCGCCCGAGGAGTTCTGGGCGCCGTCGAAGTACCTGATCGTCGTGCAGGACTGACCCGCCGCACTGGCGCGGATTCCGCGCCAGCTATCGACGGCCATCCTCCCGGATGGCCGTCGTCGTTTCCCCCCCCGTCATCTTGACCGATCCCGAATTTGGCCGTACGGTCAACCCGTACGGTCACGGCCGGCACGGCCGTACGACTGGGTTCTCGCCCCGCCGGAGCCGCAGGCAGTCGGCCAATCCAACGCCCTCGCCCGAGGGCAGGAGGTCGTACATGAGTCTCCTCATGGCACTCGCGCTCAGCATCGGTGTCCTCATCGCCGCCTGGACCTTCATCGCGCTTGGCTCGCTGGCGCTGCCGGTTTGGGCCGGCATCATCGCGTGGGGGGCGTTCTTCGCGGCCGGCGGGAAAGGTGACGGGCTGCTCAAGACCATCGCGTCGACGCTTTCCGGGGTGTTCTGGGCCTTCATCGCTCTCACCCTGAATGCCCGGTTCGGCGGCAACGCGGCCGTGCTGCCGATCCTCGTCGGCGCGGCGGCATTCGTCATGGTGGCGCAGTCGAAGGTGTCGCTGCTCTCCTTCATTCCCGGCTCGTTCCTCGGCGCCGCCACGGCGGTCGGCGTCGTGGTGGGAAGCAACAGCACCTGGTCGAAGGTGATCATCGCGCTGGTCGCGGGCGCCGTCTTCGGCTGGCTGTCCGAGCGCCTCGCCGGCGTGCTGGCCGGAAGCAGCACCGCGGCGGCCGCGGAGCGCGCGCGCGCGGCGTAGGCCGGCTCGCCCATCGGGCCGCGCGTTGCGCAGTGCTTCGTACTGCGCCGCGCGCGGCTTGTTTCACCCCAGGCACGCGTGCACATTGCGCCGGTGCGGGCGGTCGCGCACCGGCGCCGTTCGGCGCTTGCGCGCGACCGCCCCCGAGTCTCGGGCAAGGAGCACGTGTGACCACGATCTGGATTGACGGCGCGTGGGCGGACCGCGCCGATGCGTCGGTGTCGGTGTTCGATCACGGCCTGCTCTACGGCGACGGCGTCTTCGAGGGCACCCGCGTTTACGGCGGCAAGATCTTCCGCCTCGCAGACCACCTCGACCGACTCTACGATTCAGCCCACGCGATCTGGCTCACCATCCCGATCGAGAAGCCCGCGCTTGCGGCCGTGACCGAGGAGGCGGTGCAGCGGTCCGGGCTCACCGAAGCGTACCTTCGGCACGTCGTCACCCGCGGCGCCGGCGACCTGGGCCTGGATCCGCGCAAGTGCTCCACGCCGTCGGTCATCCTGATCGTCGACACCATCCGATTGTATCCGCAGGAGGTGTACGAGACCGGCCTCAAGGTCGTCACCGCCGGCACGCCGATCCCGCAGCGCGAGTCGCTTTCGCCGCGGGTGAAGTCGCTCAACTATCTGCCGCATATCCTCGCCAAGATCGAAGCGATCCAGGCGGGTGCCGACGACGCGCTCATGCTCGACAGCGCCGGCCAGGTGGCCGAAGGGTCGGGGACGAACGTGTTCGTCGTGAAGAAGGGCGTCGTACGCACGCCGCCTCCGTACGCGGGCATTCTCCGCGGCATCACGCGCGACACCGTCATCGAGATCGCCACCGAAGCGGGCTACGACGTACGCGAGGAGCCGTTCAACCGCTACGACGTCTACACCGCCGACGAGGCGTTCTTCACCGGCACCGCGGCGGAGATCGTGAGCATCCGCTCGCTCGACGGCCGCATCATCGGCACCGGCAAAGCGGGGCCGATCACGCGCGATCTCCGTGCGCGCTTCCGGGCGCACGTGCGCGACTGATGCGTCCGCGCGCCCCTTGACCGCGCCCCGGATGGGCTGCAAGTTGGCGCTCGCTCCCACCCAACAGGCGCACCATGCTCCAGATATCGCTGCAGGAACTGCGACGCGTTGCCGATTCGCTCGCCACGCTCCGCGGGCAGATGGTGGTCGGTGCGGTGATGCGGTCGGACCGGCGCCAGCTGCGCGTCGAGCTGGGCGATGGCCGCATGGCGGTGGTGAGCATCGATGCCGACGCGGACGGCCGCCCGCGGCTCGAATTCGACGTGGTGCGACGGCCGGCCGAGCAGCCCCAGCTCGAGGTCCGATTCGAGAGCGCGTGACGGGCAGGGGGACCGCACCGCTGGCATAGGGCTTGCCCGCTCCCGGGCCGCAGGGTTTTCCCGCGAAGAGCTGCACCTCGTCCACTCGTGGAGGCCCCACGCCCGCCAGCGACCCCTCCCGTTCATCTCCGGCCGATGCCCCGGACGCCGGCGCTTCCGCGATGCTTGCGCACGAGCGGCTGCGCTTCGCCGAGTTCAACCTCGATCGGCTGTCCAATGGGCGGTGCCGGGCGCACGTCGGGCTCACCTGGCGCGATTCGGAGCAGTTTTCCGGCGAGTGCGAGGGGGTGGCGTCGCAGGCCGGTGAGCTTCGCTGCGCGGCACAGGCGTGCGTCAATGCGCTCGGCCAGGCGGTCGCCGGCGGGATCGGGTTCGAGCTGCTCGGCGTCAAGGCGGTCCGCGCGTTCGACGCCACCGTGCTCATCGTATCACTCGCGATTCAGCAGGACTCGGGCGGCCAGCGCGTGGTCGGCTCCTATCTCACGGAGTCTGACCCGGGACGCGGCGCCGCCCTCGCCGTCCTGAATGCAACCAATCGCATTCTGGGCAACCGGCTCTACATGCGCTGAAGCTTCCGGCGCTGGGCCCTGTCAAATCGCAGCGGCGCGCGCGGATTGCAGGGCCAAGAGCCCCCGAACGAAGTCCGAATCCGGCGCCCATATCGGTGGCGGCTCTTCCGATTAAGGCGTAACATCGTTTCGTCAATGTTCCTGAACCCTGCGCGGCGCGCCGCGCGGAGAGAGGGCGCTCGCATGCAGCGGTTTTCCATCATCACGCTCGTGACGCTCGCCGCCGGTGCCGCTGCCTGCGGCGGCCATCCCGCGCCGCCGCCGGTTTCACCCGTGGTGGCCGACGCCGGCCCCGCGGCGACTCCAACCGTGTCCGACACCACCGTAAGCGACACCGGGGAAGCCGTGACGCTGCCGCCCGCGCCCTCAATGGACTCGGTGGCGCTCGATCACGAGGCCATCGCGGAGCTGCGCATCGCCGCCGACTCGGTGGCCGACGAAGCCGTACTCGATCAGCTCGCCGACGCTCAGCTCGACAGCACCGATGCCGATAGCGCCGCCGCGGACGAGCCCGACGGGTCACACGGCGGGCCGGCGGCAGCCGCCAAGGCGGTCACCTTCGACATCGACGTGGAGCGGTTCAACAGCCATAACCGCGTGCAGTATTTCCTCGACTTCTTCCAGACCACCGGCCGCGAGCGCATGGGCGTGTGGCTGAGCCGGATGCCGCGCTACGAGGCGATGATCCGCCGCCGGCTTCAGGCCGAAGGGCTGCCCGGTGATCTGGTGTACCTCGCGCTCATCGAGAGCGGTTTCTCCAACACGGCCACGAGCCGCGCCCGCGCCGCCGGGATGTGGCAGTTCATGAAGGGCACCGCGCGGCTGTACGGCCTCAGGATCGATCGCTGGGTGGACGAACGGCGCGATCCCTACAAGGCGACCGACGCCGCAGTGCGCCATCTCAAGGCGCTGAGCGATCAGTTCGGCTCATACTATCTGGCCGCAGCCGCGTACAACGCGGGCGCGGGCAAGGTCTCGCGGGGGCTCAACCATCTCGACGACGAGGACAGTGACTCGCTCGCGTCGGACGCCACGTTCTTCCGGTTGTACGACACGCGCTTCCTCCGCCGCGAAACCAAGGACTACGTCCCCAAGCTCATCGCCGCGGCGATGATCGCGAAGGACCCGACCCGCTACGGCTTCCCGCCTGACGCGCCGCTCGATACCCTCGTGCCCTACGACTCGCTCGTCGTTCCCGAGATGACCGGGCTCGACGTCATGGCGCGGCTCGCCGACACCACGCTCGCCGCCATCCGCGAGCTCAACCCCCAGTACCTGCGGCTCGTGACTCCTCCGGGCACCGAGAGCGTGGTGCGGCTGCCGCTCGGCCGGGGCGACACGACGGCGGTGGCGTACGCCGCGCTGCCCGCGAGCGAGCGGGTGAGCTTCCACGAGCATGTGGCGCGCTCGGGCGAGACGATGAGCGGCATCGCCAGGCACAACGGCATCTCCGAGCGCGAGCTGGCCGCCGCAAACCCGCGGCTCCGCGGCCGAGTGCGCACGGGGCAGCTCGTGATCGTGCCGACCGATGGCGCCCTTGCGCCGGAGGTGGCGCGCCAGCTCGCGGCCGTGGAATCGGCGCAGGCGGCGGACTATCATCGCGTGCGCAGTGGCGAGACGCTCGGGCTCATCGCCGCGCGCTACGGCGTGACCCAGCATCAGTTGGTGGCCTGGAACAGCCTGCGGCACCCGGGCATGCTCCGGATCGGGCAGCGCCTTCGCGTGTCGCCCGGTGGGGGCCGGTCGGCCTCGCGCGGCAGCGCACACCATCGGCCGGGGCGGTCTCACACGACGCGGTCACACGTCGCGCACACCCATGTGGTGCGACGGGGTGAGACGCTGACGGGCCTGGCGCGACGCTACGGCGTCACGGTCCAGGCCCTGGTGAAAGCGAATGGATTGAGGGATGACGACATGGTGAGGAGCGGCAGGCGCCTCATCATTCCCGCCTGACCGTCACCCGCCTCGAGACTCAGCGCAACAGTGCATTGCCCTCGCCCGCCGTGGTGTGGGGCGGCTTGTACCCCTTGAGCACGGCGGCGGAATAGCCGTTCTGCGGGTTCCCGCCCGCCGCCAGGATTTCGTTCACCCGGGCCGGCCCGCGGTTGTAGGCCAGCAGCGCCAGATGCACGTCGTTGTCGTACTCTCCCATCAGCTCCTTCAGGAACCGGAAGCCCAGCCGCAGGTTCACTGCGCGGTCGAGCAGGCCCTTCTCGGTGAGCGTCGGGTCGTAGAAGCGCGCGGTCGCGAGCTGGAGCTGCGTGTATCCCAGCGCGTCGGCCGAGCTGCGCGCGTCCTGCTTGAAGTCGCTCTCGACCTTGACGAGGCGGAAGCCCAGCCCCGGGTCGATGCCCTCACTCAGCGCGACGTCGTAAATGGCGGCCGCGAGGTCGGCCGGGATCTGGTACCTGGTCGAATAGCCAATGACGGCGTTGGCACGCTCGAGCTGCACCCGCGCGAGCGCCGCGTCACCCCGCGCCGCTTCCGCCTCGCTGTTGAGCGAGCCGAACTCGCGCGCGATGCCGCGCGGGTCGAACGAGACGCGGTCGGCCGCGCGAACCCGCTTGCCCCAGCCGCCAAGGGCGCCGAGCCCGAGCGCCGCCGCCACGAGCACGCCGCCACGCACGAACAGCCGCGCGGCGCGCTCCCGGCGAGCGATGCGCTCCCGGTGCTCCTGCTGGGTCAGGAATCTGCCGGTTCGTGTCCACATCACGAGCCTCCTTCCAATAGGCCGGTCACGGCGCGGCGCTCAAGACTCCGACCGCCGCCACTCGCCCCGGGTACCACCGGACTTGCTCACGAGTCGAACCGCTTCGATCGCCATCCCCCGATCTACCGCCTTCACCATGTCGTAGATCGTCAAGCACGCCACCGCGACCGCGGTGAGCGCTTCCATCTCCACGCCGGTGCGGCCGGTGGCCTTGGCCGTGGCGCGCACCCGCACGCCGGGCAGGCTCGCATCGAGCGTGGTCTCCACTCTCACCTGGTCGAGGCCGAGCGGATGGCAGAGCGGGATCAGCTCGCCCGTCCGCTTGGCCGCCATCGTGCCGGCCACCTGTGCCACCGCCAGCACGTCGCCCTTCTTCACCGCGTGCGCCGCGATCAGGTCGTGTGCTTCGCGCGACATCCGCACCGCGCCCTCGGCTTCGGCCGCGCGCTCGGTCACGGGCTTGCCGCCCACGTCCACCATCCGGGCTTCGCCCCGGTCATCCACGTGCGAGAGCTTCACAGCACCTCCGCCAGATCGTCGGCGAGCACCGCCAGCAGGAGCTGGGGGTTCACGTTGCCGGCCGCCGCATCACGGGCCGCGGCCACGCGCGCCTGCGCGGCCATGAGCGCGTGAAGCCGGTCTTCGCCACTGCCGTCGCGGCGAAGCGCTGGCGTCACGGGCCGTCCCACCTCGTGGCCGCCGGCCGCGCGGGCCGCCTCGGCCAGCAGCTCGGCCAGTGCGTCGAGCATCGCGCTGAAGTCGCCCCGCGCCGACCAGGGCGGCTGCTTGAGCGAGCGCTCCATCGCCGCGCCGCGTCCCTTGAGCGCTGCCTCGATGAACGCGCCGGCCGCCGCGTGCGCCGCATCGGCGCCCCCTCCGGAGATGGCGGCACCCACCGAGCCATGCGCGGTTGCCGCGCGGCGGCGCATCTCCTCTGCCTCGAGCGGCGGCCGGTGCGCGTCGCGCAGCACCGACTCGACTTCGGCGTCGCTCAACGGCGTGACCCGAAGCGGCACCGCGCGCGAGCGGATCGTCGGCAAGACGCGGCGCGGGTCCTCGGCCGTGAGCACAAACCGCGAGCGCGGTGACGGCTCCTCCAGCACCTTGAGCAGCGCGTTTGCGGCCTCCGGGCTCGACTCCTGCGGCACGAGCCGCTCGGCATCTCCGATGACGAACAGCTTCGAGTCCGCCTCGATCGGCGTGAGCGCCGCGTGCCGCAGAACCAGCCGCGCGCTCGCAATCCCGTGGATCGCCATGCCGTCAACCGGGCCGTACAGCGGATTGGCCCGGCGCTCCTCGATCACCTGCGCCAGCGCCTCCGCAACTTCGGTTACCTGTTTGTCCGGCTCGGTCGCCTTGGGCCGGAGCACCGGCACGAACCAGTGCAGGTCGGGGTGCGTGAGCGCGAGCACCTGGCGGCAACTCCGACACTGCCCGCAGGGTTCGCCGACCTGCTCGTCCGCGCCGGGCCGCTCACACCAGAGGCGCTGCGCCAGCCAGAGCGCCAGCCGCTGCTTCCCGATGCCCGCGGGTCCCGTGAAGAGAAGGACCTGCGGGAGCTGATCCGCGCTCGCGGCCCGGCTCAGGCGGCGTCGCGCGTCGTGGTGACCGAGCAGTTGGGGAAGCGGCATCGGCGACAACCTACGCAAGATCGGGGCGCCGGCGGTAGCCGGGCCAGTGTAACAGCTTTTTCAGTACTCACTTAGCACGGATTTTGTGGCCGCTTTGTTATGCAAAGCGAGCGCTCGGAACGTGCACCTGAAGTGCAAGAACTCGCACGCAAAACTAACGGGTTGTGCCTGGACGACTTGGCGAATCTGGCGGGGCCGGAGGGGTCGGGGCGGTGCCATAGGTCACCGCAGGGCCGGGAGGCCTGAACGGACATCCGCGCCAAGGTTGAGCGTCCCCGAGCGCGGCGTTATTTTTTCGCCGCCAATCCCGAGTAGCTCAGTTGGTAGAGCAGCTGACTGTTAATCAGCGGGTCGCAGGTTCGAGTCCTGCCTCGGGAGCTTCCGCC encodes:
- a CDS encoding DUF1097 domain-containing protein; translated protein: MSLLMALALSIGVLIAAWTFIALGSLALPVWAGIIAWGAFFAAGGKGDGLLKTIASTLSGVFWAFIALTLNARFGGNAAVLPILVGAAAFVMVAQSKVSLLSFIPGSFLGAATAVGVVVGSNSTWSKVIIALVAGAVFGWLSERLAGVLAGSSTAAAAERARAA
- the ilvE gene encoding branched-chain-amino-acid transaminase encodes the protein MTTIWIDGAWADRADASVSVFDHGLLYGDGVFEGTRVYGGKIFRLADHLDRLYDSAHAIWLTIPIEKPALAAVTEEAVQRSGLTEAYLRHVVTRGAGDLGLDPRKCSTPSVILIVDTIRLYPQEVYETGLKVVTAGTPIPQRESLSPRVKSLNYLPHILAKIEAIQAGADDALMLDSAGQVAEGSGTNVFVVKKGVVRTPPPYAGILRGITRDTVIEIATEAGYDVREEPFNRYDVYTADEAFFTGTAAEIVSIRSLDGRIIGTGKAGPITRDLRARFRAHVRD
- a CDS encoding LysM peptidoglycan-binding domain-containing protein, coding for MQRFSIITLVTLAAGAAACGGHPAPPPVSPVVADAGPAATPTVSDTTVSDTGEAVTLPPAPSMDSVALDHEAIAELRIAADSVADEAVLDQLADAQLDSTDADSAAADEPDGSHGGPAAAAKAVTFDIDVERFNSHNRVQYFLDFFQTTGRERMGVWLSRMPRYEAMIRRRLQAEGLPGDLVYLALIESGFSNTATSRARAAGMWQFMKGTARLYGLRIDRWVDERRDPYKATDAAVRHLKALSDQFGSYYLAAAAYNAGAGKVSRGLNHLDDEDSDSLASDATFFRLYDTRFLRRETKDYVPKLIAAAMIAKDPTRYGFPPDAPLDTLVPYDSLVVPEMTGLDVMARLADTTLAAIRELNPQYLRLVTPPGTESVVRLPLGRGDTTAVAYAALPASERVSFHEHVARSGETMSGIARHNGISERELAAANPRLRGRVRTGQLVIVPTDGALAPEVARQLAAVESAQAADYHRVRSGETLGLIAARYGVTQHQLVAWNSLRHPGMLRIGQRLRVSPGGGRSASRGSAHHRPGRSHTTRSHVAHTHVVRRGETLTGLARRYGVTVQALVKANGLRDDDMVRSGRRLIIPA
- a CDS encoding transglycosylase SLT domain-containing protein produces the protein MWTRTGRFLTQQEHRERIARRERAARLFVRGGVLVAAALGLGALGGWGKRVRAADRVSFDPRGIAREFGSLNSEAEAARGDAALARVQLERANAVIGYSTRYQIPADLAAAIYDVALSEGIDPGLGFRLVKVESDFKQDARSSADALGYTQLQLATARFYDPTLTEKGLLDRAVNLRLGFRFLKELMGEYDNDVHLALLAYNRGPARVNEILAAGGNPQNGYSAAVLKGYKPPHTTAGEGNALLR
- the moaC gene encoding cyclic pyranopterin monophosphate synthase MoaC, with amino-acid sequence MKLSHVDDRGEARMVDVGGKPVTERAAEAEGAVRMSREAHDLIAAHAVKKGDVLAVAQVAGTMAAKRTGELIPLCHPLGLDQVRVETTLDASLPGVRVRATAKATGRTGVEMEALTAVAVACLTIYDMVKAVDRGMAIEAVRLVSKSGGTRGEWRRSES